One genomic window of Leopardus geoffroyi isolate Oge1 chromosome C3, O.geoffroyi_Oge1_pat1.0, whole genome shotgun sequence includes the following:
- the FABP4 gene encoding fatty acid-binding protein, adipocyte has translation MCDAFVGTWKLSSSENFDDYMKEVGVGFATRKVAGMAKPNMVISVNGDVITIKSESTFKNTEISFRLGEEFDEVTADDRKVKSIITLDGGALVQVQKWDGKSTTIKRKRVDDKLVVECIMKGVTSTRIYERA, from the exons ATGTGTGATGCATTTGTGGGTACCTGGAAACTTAGCTCCAGTGAAAACTTTGATGATTACATGAAAGAAGTGG GAGTGGGCTTTGCCACTAGGAAAGTGGCTGGCATGGCCAAACCCAACATGGTCATCAGTGTGAATGGGGATGTGATCACCATTAAATCAGAAAGTAcctttaaaaatactgagatttCCTTCAGACTGGGTGAAGAATTTGATGAAGTTACTGCAGATGACAGAAAAGTCAAG AGCATCATAACCTTAGATGGGGGTGCCCTGGTACAGGTGCAGAAGTGGGATGGAAAATCAACCACCATAAAGAGAAAACGAGTGGATGATAAACTGGTGGTG gAATGTATCATGAAAGGCGTCACCTCTACCAGAATTTATGAGAGAGCATAA
- the LOC123585979 gene encoding fatty acid-binding protein 9-like, translating to MIEPFLGTWKLISSENFEEYMKQLGMSAAARNLAGLAKPIISISANGDQVNIKIENSLKNTEISFKLGEEFDEITADSRKVKSIVTLSNGSMIHVQKWLGKETTIKRQIVDGNMVVEYTMNKTVSTRVYEKV from the exons ATGATTGAGCCCTTCTTGGGAACCTGGAAGCTGATCTCCAGTGAAAACTTTGAGGAATACATGAAACAACTAG GAATGAGCGCAGCAGCCCGGAACCTGGCGGGGTTAGCAAAGCCGATAATCAGTATTAGTGCCAACGGGGATCAAGTGaacatcaaaatagaaaattccCTCAAGAACACTGAGATCTCCTTCAAACTGGGGGAAGAATTTGATGAAATCACAGCAGACAGTCGGAAAGTGAAG AGCATCGTAACATTAAGCAATGGTTCAATGATTCACGTCCAAAAATGGCTTGGCAAGGAGACAACAATCAAAAGACAAATTGTAGATGGAAACATGGTAGTG GAATATACCATGAATAAAACTGTCAGCACTCGCGTTTATGAAAAGGTATGA